In one Hypomesus transpacificus isolate Combined female chromosome 18, fHypTra1, whole genome shotgun sequence genomic region, the following are encoded:
- the tfe3a gene encoding transcription factor E3a isoform X1: MSAFSASQGDGTAKIDSHQNHVPVHALHDQQQTVFVILDSMDAVNLISLEPLLPESGIVADIEVESILTSETDTFYQIKSQPITLSPSVTVCDGSPSLASVTTASVMSSRVLMRQELMRQQAREQERREAQQQASSALLRPNDPSPAISVSPALTSARQPPAQVPVEVLKVQTHLENPTRYHIQQAQRQQVKQYLSTTLGNTATNQTLGVSPSPQSGSAPELTPAVSSTPSSPLAVLSLSSNKEEMEDVIDDIISLESSLNDDFLTLMDAGLQLPNTLPVSGNLLDVYSSTGMATPTITVSNSCPADLHNVKTELSVDVEVKAIMKERQKKDNHNLIERRRRFNINDRIKELGALIPKSSDPPPCYGDREQRWNKGTILKASVDYIRKLQKEQQRSKEMETRQRKLEHANRSLLLRIQELEMQARVHGLSSSASSSQGSSSLLSLSQPLDPNVIDSKILLTLGGTNAVAASHAFLPSSDGMAMGVSSPLDLGALSFAELEDPSASSVFSPGLLADIGLGDILMDDGAGLSPVAGGDPLLSSVSPRASKSSSRRSSYSMEEDM; encoded by the exons ATGTCCGCCTTTTCAGCAAGTCAGGGCGACGGAACCGCTAAAATTGACTCTCATCAAAATCACGTCCCGGTTCATGCGCTGCACGACCAACAGCAGACTGTATTTGTCATACTTGACTCTATGGACGCCGTGAATTTAATAAG CTTGGAGCCGCTGCTGCCAGAGTCAGGCATTGTAGCAGACATCGAGGTGGAGAGCATCCTCACCTCTGAGACTGACACCTTCTACCAGATCAAGAGCCAGCCCATAACTCTGAG cccGTCTGTGACGGTTTGTGACGGCTCCCCCTCGCTGGCCTCGGTGACGACAGCCTCCGTCATGTCGTCCCGCGTGCTGATGCGGCAGGAGCTGATGAGGCAGCAGGCCCGGGAGCAGGAGAGACGCGAGGCCCAGCAGCAGGCCTCCAGCGCCCTGCTCCGCCCCAACGACCCCTCGCCCGCCATCTCCGTCTCCCCGGCCCTCACCTCCGCACGACAGCCGCCCGCACAGGTGCCCGTGGAGGTGCTCAAG GTCCAGACCCACCTGGAGAACCCCACCAGGTACCACATCCAGCAGGCCCAGCGCCAGCAGGTCAAGCAGTacctctccaccaccctggGCAACACGGCCACCAATCAGACGCTGGGGGTGTCGCCCTCGCCCCAGTCTGGCTCCGCCCCCGAGCTGACTCCTGCGGTCAGCAGCACGCCCAGCAGCCCTCTGGCTGTGCTCAGCCTCAGCTCTAACAAGGAGGAG atgGAGGACGTgattgatgacatcatcagcctGGAGTCCAGTCTGAACGATGACTTCCTGACGCTCATGGATGCTGGCCTGCAGCTGCCCAACacg CTGCCGGTATCAGGGAACCTGCTGGACGTGTACAGCAGCACTGGGATGGCCACGCCCACCATCACCGTTAGCAACTCCTGTCCTGCAGATCTGCACAACGTCAAGACGGAACTCTCCG TAGATGTGGAGGTGAAGGCTATAAtgaaggagaggcagaagaaGGACAACCACAACCTGA TCGAAAGGAGGCGAAGGTTCAACATCAACGACAGGATCAAAGAGTTGGGAGCTCTCATCCCAAAGTCTAGTGACCC ACCCCCGTGCTACGGGGACAGGGAGCAGCGCTGGAACAAGGGCACCATCCTGAAGGCCTCGGTGGACTACATCCGCAAGCTGCAGAAGGAGCAGCAGAGGAGCAAGGAGATGGAGACCAGGCAGAGGAAGCTGGAGCACGCTAACCGCAGCCTGCTGCTGCGCATACAG GAGTTGGAGATGCAGGCTCGTGTCCACGGCCTCTccagctccgcctcctcctcccaaggctcctcctccctgctcagcctctcccagcccctGGACCCCAATGTGATAGACTCCAAAATCCTCCTGACCCTGGGCGGGACCAACGCCGTAGCTGCGTCGCACGCCTTCCTGCCCTCGTCCGATGGCATGGCGATGGGGGTGAGCAGCCCGCTCGACCTGGGCGCTCTGAGCTTCGCTGAGCTGGAGGACCCGTCGGCCTCCTCGGTCTTCTCCCCTGGCCTGCTGGCCGACATAGGCCTGGGGGATATCTTGATGGATGACGGGGCAGGGCTGTCCCCCGTGGCGGGGGGTGACCCCCTACTCTCCTCAGTGTCTCCCAGGGCTTCCAAGAGCAGCAGCCGCAGAAGCAGCTACAGCATGGAGGAGGACATGTAG
- the tfe3a gene encoding transcription factor E3a isoform X3, giving the protein MSAFSASQGDGTAKIDSHQNHVPVHALHDQQQTVFVILDSMDAVNLISLEPLLPESGIVADIEVESILTSETDTFYQIKSQPITLSPSVTVCDGSPSLASVTTASVMSSRVLMRQELMRQQAREQERREAQQQASSALLRPNDPSPAISVSPALTSARQPPAQVPVEVLKVQTHLENPTRYHIQQAQRQQVKQYLSTTLGNTATNQTLGVSPSPQSGSAPELTPAVSSTPSSPLAVLSLSSNKEEMEDVIDDIISLESSLNDDFLTLMDAGLQLPNTLPVSGNLLDVYSSTGMATPTITVSNSCPADLHNVKTELSVDVEVKAIMKERQKKDNHNLIERRRRFNINDRIKELGALIPKSSDPEQRWNKGTILKASVDYIRKLQKEQQRSKEMETRQRKLEHANRSLLLRIQELEMQARVHGLSSSASSSQGSSSLLSLSQPLDPNVIDSKILLTLGGTNAVAASHAFLPSSDGMAMGVSSPLDLGALSFAELEDPSASSVFSPGLLADIGLGDILMDDGAGLSPVAGGDPLLSSVSPRASKSSSRRSSYSMEEDM; this is encoded by the exons ATGTCCGCCTTTTCAGCAAGTCAGGGCGACGGAACCGCTAAAATTGACTCTCATCAAAATCACGTCCCGGTTCATGCGCTGCACGACCAACAGCAGACTGTATTTGTCATACTTGACTCTATGGACGCCGTGAATTTAATAAG CTTGGAGCCGCTGCTGCCAGAGTCAGGCATTGTAGCAGACATCGAGGTGGAGAGCATCCTCACCTCTGAGACTGACACCTTCTACCAGATCAAGAGCCAGCCCATAACTCTGAG cccGTCTGTGACGGTTTGTGACGGCTCCCCCTCGCTGGCCTCGGTGACGACAGCCTCCGTCATGTCGTCCCGCGTGCTGATGCGGCAGGAGCTGATGAGGCAGCAGGCCCGGGAGCAGGAGAGACGCGAGGCCCAGCAGCAGGCCTCCAGCGCCCTGCTCCGCCCCAACGACCCCTCGCCCGCCATCTCCGTCTCCCCGGCCCTCACCTCCGCACGACAGCCGCCCGCACAGGTGCCCGTGGAGGTGCTCAAG GTCCAGACCCACCTGGAGAACCCCACCAGGTACCACATCCAGCAGGCCCAGCGCCAGCAGGTCAAGCAGTacctctccaccaccctggGCAACACGGCCACCAATCAGACGCTGGGGGTGTCGCCCTCGCCCCAGTCTGGCTCCGCCCCCGAGCTGACTCCTGCGGTCAGCAGCACGCCCAGCAGCCCTCTGGCTGTGCTCAGCCTCAGCTCTAACAAGGAGGAG atgGAGGACGTgattgatgacatcatcagcctGGAGTCCAGTCTGAACGATGACTTCCTGACGCTCATGGATGCTGGCCTGCAGCTGCCCAACacg CTGCCGGTATCAGGGAACCTGCTGGACGTGTACAGCAGCACTGGGATGGCCACGCCCACCATCACCGTTAGCAACTCCTGTCCTGCAGATCTGCACAACGTCAAGACGGAACTCTCCG TAGATGTGGAGGTGAAGGCTATAAtgaaggagaggcagaagaaGGACAACCACAACCTGA TCGAAAGGAGGCGAAGGTTCAACATCAACGACAGGATCAAAGAGTTGGGAGCTCTCATCCCAAAGTCTAGTGACCC GGAGCAGCGCTGGAACAAGGGCACCATCCTGAAGGCCTCGGTGGACTACATCCGCAAGCTGCAGAAGGAGCAGCAGAGGAGCAAGGAGATGGAGACCAGGCAGAGGAAGCTGGAGCACGCTAACCGCAGCCTGCTGCTGCGCATACAG GAGTTGGAGATGCAGGCTCGTGTCCACGGCCTCTccagctccgcctcctcctcccaaggctcctcctccctgctcagcctctcccagcccctGGACCCCAATGTGATAGACTCCAAAATCCTCCTGACCCTGGGCGGGACCAACGCCGTAGCTGCGTCGCACGCCTTCCTGCCCTCGTCCGATGGCATGGCGATGGGGGTGAGCAGCCCGCTCGACCTGGGCGCTCTGAGCTTCGCTGAGCTGGAGGACCCGTCGGCCTCCTCGGTCTTCTCCCCTGGCCTGCTGGCCGACATAGGCCTGGGGGATATCTTGATGGATGACGGGGCAGGGCTGTCCCCCGTGGCGGGGGGTGACCCCCTACTCTCCTCAGTGTCTCCCAGGGCTTCCAAGAGCAGCAGCCGCAGAAGCAGCTACAGCATGGAGGAGGACATGTAG
- the tfe3a gene encoding transcription factor E3a isoform X2, giving the protein MSAFSASQGDGTAKIDSHQNHVPVHALHDQQQTVFVILDSMDAVNLISLEPLLPESGIVADIEVESILTSETDTFYQIKSQPITLSPSVTVCDGSPSLASVTTASVMSSRVLMRQELMRQQAREQERREAQQQASSALLRPNDPSPAISVSPALTSARQPPAQVPVEVLKVQTHLENPTRYHIQQAQRQQVKQYLSTTLGNTATNQTLGVSPSPQSGSAPELTPAVSSTPSSPLAVLSLSSNKEEMEDVIDDIISLESSLNDDFLTLMDAGLQLPNTLPVSGNLLDVYSSTGMATPTITVSNSCPADLHNVKTELSDVEVKAIMKERQKKDNHNLIERRRRFNINDRIKELGALIPKSSDPPPCYGDREQRWNKGTILKASVDYIRKLQKEQQRSKEMETRQRKLEHANRSLLLRIQELEMQARVHGLSSSASSSQGSSSLLSLSQPLDPNVIDSKILLTLGGTNAVAASHAFLPSSDGMAMGVSSPLDLGALSFAELEDPSASSVFSPGLLADIGLGDILMDDGAGLSPVAGGDPLLSSVSPRASKSSSRRSSYSMEEDM; this is encoded by the exons ATGTCCGCCTTTTCAGCAAGTCAGGGCGACGGAACCGCTAAAATTGACTCTCATCAAAATCACGTCCCGGTTCATGCGCTGCACGACCAACAGCAGACTGTATTTGTCATACTTGACTCTATGGACGCCGTGAATTTAATAAG CTTGGAGCCGCTGCTGCCAGAGTCAGGCATTGTAGCAGACATCGAGGTGGAGAGCATCCTCACCTCTGAGACTGACACCTTCTACCAGATCAAGAGCCAGCCCATAACTCTGAG cccGTCTGTGACGGTTTGTGACGGCTCCCCCTCGCTGGCCTCGGTGACGACAGCCTCCGTCATGTCGTCCCGCGTGCTGATGCGGCAGGAGCTGATGAGGCAGCAGGCCCGGGAGCAGGAGAGACGCGAGGCCCAGCAGCAGGCCTCCAGCGCCCTGCTCCGCCCCAACGACCCCTCGCCCGCCATCTCCGTCTCCCCGGCCCTCACCTCCGCACGACAGCCGCCCGCACAGGTGCCCGTGGAGGTGCTCAAG GTCCAGACCCACCTGGAGAACCCCACCAGGTACCACATCCAGCAGGCCCAGCGCCAGCAGGTCAAGCAGTacctctccaccaccctggGCAACACGGCCACCAATCAGACGCTGGGGGTGTCGCCCTCGCCCCAGTCTGGCTCCGCCCCCGAGCTGACTCCTGCGGTCAGCAGCACGCCCAGCAGCCCTCTGGCTGTGCTCAGCCTCAGCTCTAACAAGGAGGAG atgGAGGACGTgattgatgacatcatcagcctGGAGTCCAGTCTGAACGATGACTTCCTGACGCTCATGGATGCTGGCCTGCAGCTGCCCAACacg CTGCCGGTATCAGGGAACCTGCTGGACGTGTACAGCAGCACTGGGATGGCCACGCCCACCATCACCGTTAGCAACTCCTGTCCTGCAGATCTGCACAACGTCAAGACGGAACTCTCCG ATGTGGAGGTGAAGGCTATAAtgaaggagaggcagaagaaGGACAACCACAACCTGA TCGAAAGGAGGCGAAGGTTCAACATCAACGACAGGATCAAAGAGTTGGGAGCTCTCATCCCAAAGTCTAGTGACCC ACCCCCGTGCTACGGGGACAGGGAGCAGCGCTGGAACAAGGGCACCATCCTGAAGGCCTCGGTGGACTACATCCGCAAGCTGCAGAAGGAGCAGCAGAGGAGCAAGGAGATGGAGACCAGGCAGAGGAAGCTGGAGCACGCTAACCGCAGCCTGCTGCTGCGCATACAG GAGTTGGAGATGCAGGCTCGTGTCCACGGCCTCTccagctccgcctcctcctcccaaggctcctcctccctgctcagcctctcccagcccctGGACCCCAATGTGATAGACTCCAAAATCCTCCTGACCCTGGGCGGGACCAACGCCGTAGCTGCGTCGCACGCCTTCCTGCCCTCGTCCGATGGCATGGCGATGGGGGTGAGCAGCCCGCTCGACCTGGGCGCTCTGAGCTTCGCTGAGCTGGAGGACCCGTCGGCCTCCTCGGTCTTCTCCCCTGGCCTGCTGGCCGACATAGGCCTGGGGGATATCTTGATGGATGACGGGGCAGGGCTGTCCCCCGTGGCGGGGGGTGACCCCCTACTCTCCTCAGTGTCTCCCAGGGCTTCCAAGAGCAGCAGCCGCAGAAGCAGCTACAGCATGGAGGAGGACATGTAG
- the tfe3a gene encoding transcription factor E3a isoform X4 has protein sequence MSAFSASQGDGTAKIDSHQNHVPVHALHDQQQTVFVILDSMDAVNLISLEPLLPESGIVADIEVESILTSETDTFYQIKSQPITLSPSVTVCDGSPSLASVTTASVMSSRVLMRQELMRQQAREQERREAQQQASSALLRPNDPSPAISVSPALTSARQPPAQVPVEVLKVQTHLENPTRYHIQQAQRQQVKQYLSTTLGNTATNQTLGVSPSPQSGSAPELTPAVSSTPSSPLAVLSLSSNKEEMEDVIDDIISLESSLNDDFLTLMDAGLQLPNTLPVSGNLLDVYSSTGMATPTITVSNSCPADLHNVKTELSDVEVKAIMKERQKKDNHNLIERRRRFNINDRIKELGALIPKSSDPEQRWNKGTILKASVDYIRKLQKEQQRSKEMETRQRKLEHANRSLLLRIQELEMQARVHGLSSSASSSQGSSSLLSLSQPLDPNVIDSKILLTLGGTNAVAASHAFLPSSDGMAMGVSSPLDLGALSFAELEDPSASSVFSPGLLADIGLGDILMDDGAGLSPVAGGDPLLSSVSPRASKSSSRRSSYSMEEDM, from the exons ATGTCCGCCTTTTCAGCAAGTCAGGGCGACGGAACCGCTAAAATTGACTCTCATCAAAATCACGTCCCGGTTCATGCGCTGCACGACCAACAGCAGACTGTATTTGTCATACTTGACTCTATGGACGCCGTGAATTTAATAAG CTTGGAGCCGCTGCTGCCAGAGTCAGGCATTGTAGCAGACATCGAGGTGGAGAGCATCCTCACCTCTGAGACTGACACCTTCTACCAGATCAAGAGCCAGCCCATAACTCTGAG cccGTCTGTGACGGTTTGTGACGGCTCCCCCTCGCTGGCCTCGGTGACGACAGCCTCCGTCATGTCGTCCCGCGTGCTGATGCGGCAGGAGCTGATGAGGCAGCAGGCCCGGGAGCAGGAGAGACGCGAGGCCCAGCAGCAGGCCTCCAGCGCCCTGCTCCGCCCCAACGACCCCTCGCCCGCCATCTCCGTCTCCCCGGCCCTCACCTCCGCACGACAGCCGCCCGCACAGGTGCCCGTGGAGGTGCTCAAG GTCCAGACCCACCTGGAGAACCCCACCAGGTACCACATCCAGCAGGCCCAGCGCCAGCAGGTCAAGCAGTacctctccaccaccctggGCAACACGGCCACCAATCAGACGCTGGGGGTGTCGCCCTCGCCCCAGTCTGGCTCCGCCCCCGAGCTGACTCCTGCGGTCAGCAGCACGCCCAGCAGCCCTCTGGCTGTGCTCAGCCTCAGCTCTAACAAGGAGGAG atgGAGGACGTgattgatgacatcatcagcctGGAGTCCAGTCTGAACGATGACTTCCTGACGCTCATGGATGCTGGCCTGCAGCTGCCCAACacg CTGCCGGTATCAGGGAACCTGCTGGACGTGTACAGCAGCACTGGGATGGCCACGCCCACCATCACCGTTAGCAACTCCTGTCCTGCAGATCTGCACAACGTCAAGACGGAACTCTCCG ATGTGGAGGTGAAGGCTATAAtgaaggagaggcagaagaaGGACAACCACAACCTGA TCGAAAGGAGGCGAAGGTTCAACATCAACGACAGGATCAAAGAGTTGGGAGCTCTCATCCCAAAGTCTAGTGACCC GGAGCAGCGCTGGAACAAGGGCACCATCCTGAAGGCCTCGGTGGACTACATCCGCAAGCTGCAGAAGGAGCAGCAGAGGAGCAAGGAGATGGAGACCAGGCAGAGGAAGCTGGAGCACGCTAACCGCAGCCTGCTGCTGCGCATACAG GAGTTGGAGATGCAGGCTCGTGTCCACGGCCTCTccagctccgcctcctcctcccaaggctcctcctccctgctcagcctctcccagcccctGGACCCCAATGTGATAGACTCCAAAATCCTCCTGACCCTGGGCGGGACCAACGCCGTAGCTGCGTCGCACGCCTTCCTGCCCTCGTCCGATGGCATGGCGATGGGGGTGAGCAGCCCGCTCGACCTGGGCGCTCTGAGCTTCGCTGAGCTGGAGGACCCGTCGGCCTCCTCGGTCTTCTCCCCTGGCCTGCTGGCCGACATAGGCCTGGGGGATATCTTGATGGATGACGGGGCAGGGCTGTCCCCCGTGGCGGGGGGTGACCCCCTACTCTCCTCAGTGTCTCCCAGGGCTTCCAAGAGCAGCAGCCGCAGAAGCAGCTACAGCATGGAGGAGGACATGTAG
- the tfe3a gene encoding transcription factor E3a isoform X5, translating to MSSRVLMRQELMRQQAREQERREAQQQASSALLRPNDPSPAISVSPALTSARQPPAQVPVEVLKVQTHLENPTRYHIQQAQRQQVKQYLSTTLGNTATNQTLGVSPSPQSGSAPELTPAVSSTPSSPLAVLSLSSNKEEMEDVIDDIISLESSLNDDFLTLMDAGLQLPNTLPVSGNLLDVYSSTGMATPTITVSNSCPADLHNVKTELSVDVEVKAIMKERQKKDNHNLIERRRRFNINDRIKELGALIPKSSDPPPCYGDREQRWNKGTILKASVDYIRKLQKEQQRSKEMETRQRKLEHANRSLLLRIQELEMQARVHGLSSSASSSQGSSSLLSLSQPLDPNVIDSKILLTLGGTNAVAASHAFLPSSDGMAMGVSSPLDLGALSFAELEDPSASSVFSPGLLADIGLGDILMDDGAGLSPVAGGDPLLSSVSPRASKSSSRRSSYSMEEDM from the exons ATGTCGTCCCGCGTGCTGATGCGGCAGGAGCTGATGAGGCAGCAGGCCCGGGAGCAGGAGAGACGCGAGGCCCAGCAGCAGGCCTCCAGCGCCCTGCTCCGCCCCAACGACCCCTCGCCCGCCATCTCCGTCTCCCCGGCCCTCACCTCCGCACGACAGCCGCCCGCACAGGTGCCCGTGGAGGTGCTCAAG GTCCAGACCCACCTGGAGAACCCCACCAGGTACCACATCCAGCAGGCCCAGCGCCAGCAGGTCAAGCAGTacctctccaccaccctggGCAACACGGCCACCAATCAGACGCTGGGGGTGTCGCCCTCGCCCCAGTCTGGCTCCGCCCCCGAGCTGACTCCTGCGGTCAGCAGCACGCCCAGCAGCCCTCTGGCTGTGCTCAGCCTCAGCTCTAACAAGGAGGAG atgGAGGACGTgattgatgacatcatcagcctGGAGTCCAGTCTGAACGATGACTTCCTGACGCTCATGGATGCTGGCCTGCAGCTGCCCAACacg CTGCCGGTATCAGGGAACCTGCTGGACGTGTACAGCAGCACTGGGATGGCCACGCCCACCATCACCGTTAGCAACTCCTGTCCTGCAGATCTGCACAACGTCAAGACGGAACTCTCCG TAGATGTGGAGGTGAAGGCTATAAtgaaggagaggcagaagaaGGACAACCACAACCTGA TCGAAAGGAGGCGAAGGTTCAACATCAACGACAGGATCAAAGAGTTGGGAGCTCTCATCCCAAAGTCTAGTGACCC ACCCCCGTGCTACGGGGACAGGGAGCAGCGCTGGAACAAGGGCACCATCCTGAAGGCCTCGGTGGACTACATCCGCAAGCTGCAGAAGGAGCAGCAGAGGAGCAAGGAGATGGAGACCAGGCAGAGGAAGCTGGAGCACGCTAACCGCAGCCTGCTGCTGCGCATACAG GAGTTGGAGATGCAGGCTCGTGTCCACGGCCTCTccagctccgcctcctcctcccaaggctcctcctccctgctcagcctctcccagcccctGGACCCCAATGTGATAGACTCCAAAATCCTCCTGACCCTGGGCGGGACCAACGCCGTAGCTGCGTCGCACGCCTTCCTGCCCTCGTCCGATGGCATGGCGATGGGGGTGAGCAGCCCGCTCGACCTGGGCGCTCTGAGCTTCGCTGAGCTGGAGGACCCGTCGGCCTCCTCGGTCTTCTCCCCTGGCCTGCTGGCCGACATAGGCCTGGGGGATATCTTGATGGATGACGGGGCAGGGCTGTCCCCCGTGGCGGGGGGTGACCCCCTACTCTCCTCAGTGTCTCCCAGGGCTTCCAAGAGCAGCAGCCGCAGAAGCAGCTACAGCATGGAGGAGGACATGTAG
- the zgc:113363 gene encoding myoD family inhibitor, with translation MEAGVPPQGDEGSFNTQASVTQTGPTKAQEQSECPIITQPLPNRTLPEHTKFSSETDRTEDGDSDDSMTDNLSTNDVARLLPNHKSTNHKTQKEDPQSKEDSSPRPAAQITGDPPICTPPPPSLSPLPPQCNGHGRQEGQGCPGNKKRLPSATKSQQSFKADAAQIQQVAGDDCCVHCVLACLFCEVLSLCSVLSQCLACGMGCEALCCCGGGASGGMACCDEDACSALWDCGILEDCCESSDCLEICLECCSICFPA, from the exons ATGGAAGCTGGGGTGCCCCCTCAGGGAGACGAGGGTAGCTTTAACACCCAGGCTAGTGTCACCCAGACTGGACCAACTAAGGCCCAGGAGCAGTCTGAATGCCCCATCATCACTCAGCCTTTGCCCAACAGAACACTCCCAGAGCACACAA AGTTCTCCTCAGAGACTGATAGAACGGAGGATGGAGACAGTGACGATTCTATGACAGACAACCTCTCAACCAATGACGTTGCTCGACTCCTGCCTAACCACAagtccacaaatcacaaaacgCAGAAAG AGGACCCCCAGAGCAAGGAGGATTCTTCACCCAGACCAGCGGCCCAGATCACGGGGGACCCTCCCATCTGCactcccccgcctccctccttgtcccccctgcctccccagtgTAACGGTCACGGACGGCAAGAAGGCCAGGGTTGCCCGGGCAATAAGAAGCGTCTGCCCTCCGCCACTAAGAGCCAGCAGTCCTTCAAAGCCGACGCAGCCCAGATCCAACAGGTGGCAGGGGACG ACTGCTGTGTTCACTGTGTGCTGGCCTGTCTGTTCTGCGAGGTCCTGTCTCTGTGTTCGGTTCTGTCCCAGTGCCTGGCTTGTGGCATGGGCTGTGAGGCGCTCTGCTGCTGCGGCGGGGGGGCGTCGGGGGGCATGGCCTGCTGTGACGAGGACGCTTGCTCTGCCCTGTGGGATTGTGGGATATTGGAGGACTGTTGTGAGTCGTCTGACTGTCTGGAGATCTGTCTGGAGTGCTGCTCCATCTGCTTTCCTGCGTAG